The proteins below come from a single Halostagnicola larsenii XH-48 genomic window:
- a CDS encoding cation diffusion facilitator family transporter — MDGDSNRREFARASWANVLGNAVKIVVEGAAGLAFGSVALIADAAHSIADLVASIVVLVWGRTAFDGPDDSHPHGHERIEPLTAVFVGAVIALLGLLLLSESVQGLLEPDPPEARLLLLGALAFAIADMYLVYRYTEYVNADIGSTALSALAVDCLNDIYTSIAALVGVIGVFFGAPILDPLAGALVSVFVISQGISIGRENLDYLVGAAATPTQRAQITDTLRAHPDVEGVHDLTVYYDGTVLEVEVHVEVDGNMPFREAHDIESDLVDDLRGLEDVGDAHVHLDPSGIGEWKDQPDRWHANGT, encoded by the coding sequence ATGGACGGCGACTCGAATCGACGCGAATTCGCGCGCGCCTCGTGGGCGAACGTCCTCGGCAACGCTGTGAAGATCGTCGTCGAGGGCGCTGCAGGGCTGGCGTTCGGCAGCGTCGCGTTGATCGCCGACGCCGCCCACTCGATCGCCGATTTAGTCGCAAGTATCGTCGTCCTCGTCTGGGGACGCACCGCGTTCGACGGACCGGACGACAGCCACCCGCACGGCCACGAGCGGATCGAGCCGTTGACGGCGGTTTTCGTCGGCGCGGTGATCGCGCTTCTGGGCTTGCTGTTGCTCTCCGAATCAGTTCAGGGGCTTCTCGAGCCCGATCCCCCGGAAGCGCGTTTGCTGTTGCTCGGCGCGCTCGCGTTCGCGATCGCCGATATGTATCTCGTCTACCGGTACACCGAATACGTCAACGCCGATATCGGGTCGACGGCGCTGTCGGCGCTGGCGGTGGACTGTCTCAACGATATCTACACCTCGATCGCCGCCCTCGTCGGCGTCATCGGCGTTTTCTTCGGCGCTCCGATACTCGATCCGCTCGCTGGCGCCCTCGTCAGCGTCTTCGTCATTTCTCAGGGTATCAGCATCGGCCGCGAAAACCTCGACTACCTCGTCGGCGCGGCGGCGACGCCGACACAGCGCGCACAGATTACGGACACTTTGCGCGCACATCCCGACGTCGAGGGCGTCCACGACCTGACCGTCTACTACGACGGCACCGTCCTCGAGGTCGAAGTCCACGTCGAGGTCGACGGCAACATGCCGTTTCGAGAGGCCCACGACATCGAGTCGGACCTCGTCGACGACCTGCGGGGCCTCGAGGACGTCGGCGACGCCCACGTCCACCTCGATCCGTCGGGGATCG